Proteins encoded within one genomic window of Candidatus Giovannonibacteria bacterium:
- the gyrB gene encoding DNA topoisomerase (ATP-hydrolyzing) subunit B: MPKKAGKIKPKNEGGKGGSYTAKDIFVLEGLEPVRKRPGMYIGSTGPDGLHHLIWEVVDNSIDEAMAGYAKNIAVTLLPAHRVRVIDDGRGIPIEIHKQTKKSALETVMTMLHAGGKFGGTGYKVSGGLHGVGISVVNALSSWMRVEVCREGEQWAQEYQRGKPKTKVQKVGRCPRNGTAVTFDPDPEIFAGKDGKIPESDWKRILERMRQQAYLTKGIKISVHDERAKDKAEHKSYAFYFEGGVASYVAYLNEGFQPKHDTIFYTQKESEGIIVEIALQYVDDLQTRELAFANNILNQEGGQHATGFRTALTRSLNLYARKNGYLKEAEENLTGEDVREGLTSVISVKLKNPQFEGQTKAKLGNPEARTAVEDVFGKAFDAFLEERPQDARAILEKVVLALKARKAAKAAKDTILRKGALEGLALPGKLADCQSKNAAESEIFIVEGDSAGGTAKQARDRRFQAILPLRGKILNVEKARLDKMLTSQEIKALVIALGAAIAESFDISKLRYHRVVIMTDADVDGAHIRTLLLTLFYRYYLPLVQQGYVYIAQPPLYKIQKGKDVKYAYAEEEKNKMTKGIDGQNIQRYKGLGEMNAEQLWETTMDPGRRVLKQVTIEDAKAADHIFDVLMGDEVEPRKLFIQTHAKAVKNLDI; encoded by the coding sequence ATGCCAAAAAAAGCCGGTAAAATTAAGCCCAAAAATGAGGGGGGGAAAGGGGGGAGTTATACCGCCAAGGACATTTTTGTGTTGGAGGGCTTGGAACCGGTTAGGAAGCGCCCGGGGATGTACATCGGCTCAACCGGCCCCGACGGCCTTCACCATCTCATTTGGGAAGTGGTGGACAACTCCATTGACGAGGCGATGGCCGGGTACGCCAAAAATATCGCCGTGACTTTGCTGCCGGCTCACCGCGTGCGCGTTATTGACGACGGCCGGGGAATCCCCATTGAAATCCATAAGCAAACCAAGAAATCCGCTTTGGAGACGGTGATGACAATGCTGCATGCCGGGGGAAAATTCGGCGGAACGGGATATAAAGTTTCGGGAGGACTCCATGGAGTCGGGATTTCCGTGGTCAACGCTTTGTCTTCCTGGATGCGCGTGGAGGTTTGCCGCGAGGGCGAGCAATGGGCGCAGGAATACCAGAGAGGCAAGCCAAAAACCAAAGTTCAGAAAGTTGGCAGATGCCCGCGCAACGGCACGGCCGTTACTTTTGACCCTGACCCGGAAATTTTTGCCGGTAAAGACGGTAAAATTCCCGAATCTGACTGGAAAAGGATTTTGGAGCGCATGCGACAGCAGGCCTATCTTACTAAGGGCATAAAAATTTCCGTGCATGACGAGCGCGCCAAAGACAAAGCGGAGCATAAATCCTACGCTTTTTATTTTGAAGGCGGCGTGGCTTCTTACGTCGCGTATCTCAATGAAGGGTTTCAGCCCAAGCACGACACAATTTTTTACACCCAAAAAGAATCAGAAGGGATTATAGTGGAAATAGCTTTGCAGTACGTTGATGACCTTCAAACGAGGGAGCTCGCTTTCGCGAATAATATTTTAAATCAGGAAGGCGGCCAGCACGCAACCGGTTTCCGGACGGCGTTGACGCGCTCTTTGAATTTATACGCGCGAAAAAACGGGTATCTGAAAGAAGCGGAGGAAAATCTGACGGGAGAAGACGTCCGCGAGGGGCTGACTTCCGTAATTTCCGTAAAACTTAAAAATCCGCAGTTTGAGGGGCAGACCAAAGCCAAACTCGGCAACCCCGAGGCGCGTACGGCGGTGGAAGACGTTTTCGGAAAAGCGTTTGACGCGTTTTTGGAAGAGCGGCCGCAGGACGCGCGGGCGATTTTGGAAAAAGTCGTCTTGGCTCTCAAGGCGCGCAAAGCAGCCAAGGCGGCCAAAGACACTATTTTGCGGAAAGGCGCTTTGGAGGGCTTGGCGCTGCCCGGAAAACTGGCGGATTGCCAGTCCAAAAACGCCGCCGAGTCGGAAATTTTCATAGTTGAAGGCGACTCGGCCGGAGGCACGGCCAAGCAGGCCAGAGACAGAAGATTCCAGGCAATTTTACCATTGCGGGGCAAAATTTTAAATGTTGAGAAAGCGCGTCTGGACAAAATGCTGACCTCGCAGGAGATTAAGGCGCTGGTGATTGCCTTGGGCGCGGCGATCGCGGAAAGTTTTGACATATCCAAGCTCCGCTACCACCGCGTTGTGATTATGACGGATGCGGACGTGGACGGCGCGCACATACGGACGCTGCTTTTAACGCTTTTTTACAGATACTATCTGCCGCTGGTTCAGCAAGGATATGTTTACATCGCCCAGCCGCCGCTTTATAAAATCCAAAAAGGCAAAGATGTAAAATACGCTTACGCCGAAGAAGAAAAAAATAAAATGACGAAAGGAATTGACGGGCAAAACATCCAGCGCTACAAGGGTTTGGGGGAAATGAACGCTGAGCAGCTTTGGGAGACGACCATGGACCCGGGGCGGAGAGTGCTTAAGCAGGTGACGATAGAAGACGCCAAAGCGGCCGACCATATTTTTGACGTTTTAATGGGCGACGAGGTGGAGCCGAGGAAGCTTTTCATTCAGACCCACGCCAAGGCAGTGAAGAATCTGGACATTTGA
- the secE gene encoding preprotein translocase subunit SecE produces MDKLTNYLKETRIEMKKVNWPTRQETVRYTITVIAVSLAVAAVLGAFDFIFSRVIRLFI; encoded by the coding sequence TTGGATAAACTGACAAATTATCTCAAAGAAACGAGGATTGAGATGAAAAAAGTGAACTGGCCGACGAGGCAGGAAACCGTGCGATATACCATTACCGTGATCGCGGTTTCTTTGGCCGTGGCCGCGGTTTTGGGCGCGTTTGATTTTATATTCTCGCGCGTAATCCGGCTATTTATTTGA
- the nusG gene encoding transcription termination/antitermination protein NusG, with protein MPKQTSEFGKNWYAVHTYSGYEDAVARNLRQRIESLGMEGQIFQVVVPKEKKIKIKSGKRRVVEEEIYPGYVLVEMIVTDASWYVVRNTPRVTGFVGSGTTPVPLEKEEIDSLFARMGKEEPTHKIDVGVGEPVRIIDGPFKDFEGKVGEIDEARGKVKVFVSVFGRETPVELDFLQVKKL; from the coding sequence ATGCCGAAACAAACATCCGAATTCGGAAAAAATTGGTACGCCGTGCACACCTACTCCGGCTACGAAGACGCGGTCGCAAGAAATCTCCGCCAGAGGATTGAGTCATTGGGGATGGAGGGCCAGATTTTTCAGGTTGTGGTGCCCAAAGAAAAAAAGATAAAAATCAAAAGCGGCAAGCGCCGGGTGGTTGAAGAAGAAATTTACCCAGGGTACGTTTTGGTTGAGATGATTGTGACCGACGCTTCGTGGTATGTTGTCCGAAACACCCCGCGGGTCACCGGATTCGTGGGCTCGGGAACGACCCCGGTGCCCTTGGAGAAAGAGGAAATTGATTCGCTTTTCGCCAGAATGGGCAAGGAAGAGCCGACGCACAAAATTGACGTCGGCGTCGGCGAGCCGGTTAGAATCATAGACGGGCCGTTCAAGGATTTTGAGGGCAAAGTCGGAGAGATTGACGAGGCGCGCGGCAAAGTCAAGGTGTTTGTTTCCGTATTCGGCCGGGAAACGCCCGTGGAGCTGGATTTCCTGCAGGTTAAGAAGTTATAA
- the rplK gene encoding 50S ribosomal protein L11 — protein MAKAIKTIIKIQLPAGKATPAPPLGPALGQHGVNIGEFVSKFNAATAKMEGDIIPAEITIYQDRTFDFKLKTPPASDLLRKAAGVEKGAANSLASKVGKVSRVKIREIAERKMEDLNANDVEAAMKIIEGTARNMGIEVTD, from the coding sequence ATGGCAAAGGCGATAAAAACAATAATAAAAATTCAGCTGCCGGCGGGCAAAGCCACACCCGCGCCTCCTTTGGGCCCGGCGCTTGGCCAGCACGGAGTGAACATCGGCGAATTCGTCAGCAAATTCAACGCGGCCACCGCCAAAATGGAAGGCGACATAATCCCTGCGGAAATTACCATTTATCAAGACCGGACTTTTGATTTTAAATTAAAGACCCCGCCGGCCTCCGACCTTCTGCGCAAAGCCGCCGGAGTGGAAAAAGGCGCGGCAAATTCTCTTGCGAGCAAAGTCGGCAAGGTCTCGCGCGTTAAAATTCGCGAGATTGCGGAACGAAAAATGGAGGACCTAAACGCCAACGACGTTGAGGCGGCCATGAAAATCATAGAAGGCACGGCCCGCAACATGGGGATTGAAGTGACTGATTAG
- the thyA gene encoding thymidylate synthase, translating to MEQFLNLIDTVLTKGKKRTTSVQGPGTIVYPGYEMRFRMDDGFPLITTRSLKGSWKAVRAELLWLLSGSDDIADLHKDGVHLWDSWATPEICAQYGLPPGRLGRIYGPQWRRWPKRENDLVDKIADIIARVEPLNGEKIRAIKKLLENRPRGGETIDQIANLVHEIKTFPDSKRMKVTAWNPEDVDKVFIAPCHGDFKFIVAEGGLYLILSQRSADLLVGVPFNIAGYALFLKMMAQVTELKAVEFVHQLIDVHIYFDQIEYAKIQLERVPKSLPGVKLNPAVSDLFRFQLNDFVLENYDPHPPIKGIPVAI from the coding sequence ATGGAGCAATTCTTGAATTTGATTGACACGGTTCTGACCAAAGGGAAGAAAAGAACGACTAGCGTCCAAGGGCCGGGCACTATCGTCTACCCGGGGTATGAGATGCGTTTTCGGATGGACGATGGCTTTCCGCTTATTACCACAAGGAGCTTGAAGGGTTCATGGAAAGCGGTACGGGCAGAACTGCTTTGGCTTCTCTCCGGTTCAGATGACATAGCCGACCTTCATAAAGACGGCGTTCATCTATGGGATTCCTGGGCGACACCGGAAATTTGCGCTCAATACGGACTTCCGCCGGGAAGATTGGGGCGGATTTACGGCCCGCAGTGGCGGCGATGGCCGAAGCGGGAAAATGATCTGGTTGATAAGATTGCGGATATAATCGCCCGGGTGGAACCACTCAACGGCGAGAAAATCCGTGCCATAAAAAAGTTGTTAGAAAATCGTCCGCGCGGCGGAGAGACGATTGACCAGATAGCGAACCTTGTCCATGAGATCAAAACCTTCCCCGATTCAAAGAGGATGAAAGTTACCGCTTGGAATCCGGAAGACGTTGATAAGGTTTTTATCGCTCCTTGCCATGGGGATTTTAAATTCATCGTGGCCGAAGGAGGCCTTTACTTGATTTTATCTCAAAGAAGCGCGGATCTTCTCGTAGGGGTCCCGTTCAACATTGCCGGATATGCGCTTTTCCTGAAAATGATGGCCCAGGTAACGGAGTTAAAAGCGGTTGAATTTGTTCACCAACTGATTGATGTGCATATCTATTTCGACCAGATCGAGTACGCAAAGATACAGCTCGAGCGGGTTCCAAAATCGTTGCCCGGGGTGAAGCTTAACCCCGCAGTGTCCGACCTCTTCCGTTTTCAGTTGAACGATTTCGTTCTTGAAAACTACGATCCGCACCCGCCCATCAAAGGAATTCCGGTGGCAATTTGA
- a CDS encoding HIT domain-containing protein → MIMGKDFVDLRHAKSKDYCAVLKEIKKEGKCPFCPENFRWHPKPILENYQRWFLTEANWPYENARKHFLIICKEHKEDFLTLTPNDFSEVYELVSQAIEDFRIRGGAVTLRFGDTAYTGATVKHLHFHLIVPKKRKVVDFPIG, encoded by the coding sequence ATGATTATGGGAAAAGATTTTGTTGATCTGCGTCATGCCAAGAGTAAGGACTACTGCGCGGTGCTGAAGGAAATTAAAAAAGAAGGCAAGTGTCCTTTTTGCCCGGAGAACTTTCGTTGGCATCCGAAACCGATTCTAGAGAATTATCAGAGATGGTTTCTCACCGAAGCGAATTGGCCGTATGAGAATGCCCGCAAGCATTTTCTAATTATCTGCAAAGAGCATAAAGAGGATTTTTTAACTCTTACTCCGAACGACTTTTCGGAAGTTTACGAGCTTGTGAGTCAAGCCATTGAGGATTTCAGGATTCGCGGCGGCGCCGTTACGCTTCGTTTCGGAGACACTGCATACACCGGGGCTACGGTGAAGCATCTTCACTTCCATTTGATTGTTCCCAAAAAAAGGAAAGTGGTGGACTTTCCGATCGGATAA
- a CDS encoding adenylyltransferase/cytidyltransferase family protein: MHKKKKPNSQNNSLSDLVLTLRKKVVRDYRAVAKIADGFRAAGYKIVLTIGSWDMLHIGHVRYLIAGKEKGNILIVGTDSDRIVKKTKGAHRPIIPEEERMEMLSYQLPVDFVTLLDDMDEKGRWKCGLLKCIRPDVFIAVEGDSYSPEQKREIKKYCRKLVVLPRQAENTSSTAIIQEALKKNLSAMMSLLDARGGKP; the protein is encoded by the coding sequence ATGCACAAGAAAAAGAAACCCAATTCCCAGAATAATTCTCTGTCTGACTTAGTGCTCACGCTTCGGAAAAAAGTCGTCCGCGATTACCGCGCCGTCGCGAAAATCGCGGACGGGTTCCGCGCGGCCGGCTATAAAATAGTGCTCACGATTGGCTCCTGGGATATGCTCCATATAGGACATGTCCGCTATCTTATAGCTGGAAAGGAAAAGGGCAATATCCTGATTGTGGGGACTGACAGCGACCGCATTGTCAAAAAGACAAAAGGCGCGCACCGCCCCATCATTCCGGAAGAGGAACGGATGGAAATGTTGAGTTACCAACTCCCCGTGGATTTCGTAACGCTGCTTGACGATATGGATGAAAAAGGAAGGTGGAAATGCGGCCTTTTGAAGTGCATTCGGCCGGATGTGTTCATAGCGGTTGAGGGAGACAGCTATTCTCCGGAGCAGAAGCGGGAGATAAAGAAATACTGCCGCAAGCTGGTAGTTCTGCCGCGGCAGGCGGAAAATACTTCCAGCACCGCAATAATCCAGGAAGCGCTCAAAAAAAATCTTTCCGCGATGATGTCGCTGCTCGACGCTAGAGGAGGCAAGCCATGA
- a CDS encoding dihydrofolate reductase: MGVKISIIVAMAENSGVIGKAGEIPWHLPTDLKRFKDLTLGHAVIVGRKTHESILKRIGKPLPNRKTIVLTRQRDWHTPECLIAHSWEEALKLAEGEKEVFVIGGAEIYKLALSHADTMYITLVLAEVDGDTFFPKWNADEWEYAEQKCVGADEKNEYDFLWWRLERKLRKGE; the protein is encoded by the coding sequence ATGGGCGTAAAAATTTCCATAATCGTGGCGATGGCAGAAAATAGCGGAGTAATCGGAAAAGCCGGCGAGATTCCTTGGCATCTGCCTACTGACCTTAAGCGCTTCAAAGATCTAACTTTAGGGCACGCGGTGATAGTCGGGAGAAAAACCCACGAGTCAATACTTAAACGAATCGGCAAGCCCCTGCCTAACCGAAAAACCATTGTGCTGACAAGACAAAGGGACTGGCATACACCCGAATGCCTGATAGCGCATTCGTGGGAGGAGGCGCTGAAACTGGCCGAGGGCGAAAAAGAAGTATTCGTCATTGGTGGCGCGGAGATATATAAGCTAGCGCTTTCTCACGCAGACACGATGTACATAACGCTTGTTTTGGCGGAAGTTGATGGCGACACGTTTTTTCCAAAATGGAATGCGGACGAGTGGGAGTATGCAGAACAGAAATGCGTAGGGGCAGACGAAAAAAATGAATACGATTTTCTTTGGTGGCGCCTCGAAAGAAAACTTAGGAAGGGAGAATGA
- the secD gene encoding protein translocase subunit SecD, protein MKIRILALIILLIGLAAGFFDFWGWSPFRLGLDLQGGTHLVYRADTSLISSAEAGEAMAGVRDVIERRVNLFGVSEPIVQTERVGGERRLIVELAGVFDIKEAIKAIGETPYLEFRELKGEDFVTTNLTGRYLKRASLSFEQNLGEPQVFLEFNDEGAEIFEKITERNVGSPVAIFLDGAPISAPVVQERISGGQAQITGRFTLEEAKQLVRRFNAGALPVPITLLSQESVGASLGKDALIKSLRAAIYGTLAVMLFMILWYRLPGVISVLALGVYGALTLLLFKLIPVTLSSAGIAGFILSVGMAVDANILIFERMKEELRFGRSLDTAMAEGFRRAWTSIRDSNVSSLITAVILYWFGTSIVRGFALTLGLGILVSMFSAITASRYFLFSLPHKTQTKLAHFLFGAGFSR, encoded by the coding sequence ATGAAAATCCGGATTTTGGCTTTAATTATTTTGCTCATCGGTCTCGCCGCAGGATTTTTTGATTTTTGGGGCTGGAGCCCGTTCCGGCTAGGGCTTGATCTTCAAGGCGGGACGCATCTGGTTTACCGCGCGGACACCTCTTTGATTTCTTCCGCGGAAGCCGGCGAAGCGATGGCTGGAGTAAGAGACGTTATTGAAAGGCGCGTAAATCTTTTCGGCGTCTCCGAGCCGATTGTGCAGACGGAGCGGGTTGGAGGAGAGCGGCGGCTCATCGTGGAGCTTGCGGGCGTTTTTGACATAAAAGAAGCCATAAAAGCCATAGGGGAAACTCCTTACTTGGAATTTAGGGAATTAAAAGGGGAAGATTTTGTGACCACGAATCTGACCGGCAGGTATTTAAAGCGCGCTTCTTTGAGTTTTGAGCAAAATTTGGGCGAGCCGCAGGTTTTTTTGGAGTTTAACGACGAAGGCGCGGAAATATTTGAAAAGATTACCGAAAGAAATGTCGGCAGTCCCGTGGCTATTTTTTTGGACGGCGCTCCAATCAGCGCGCCGGTAGTGCAGGAGCGCATCAGCGGAGGTCAGGCGCAGATAACCGGGCGATTCACTCTGGAAGAAGCGAAACAACTGGTCAGGCGGTTTAACGCCGGGGCTTTGCCGGTTCCAATCACTTTGCTTTCGCAAGAAAGCGTCGGCGCTTCTTTGGGCAAGGACGCGCTTATAAAAAGTTTGCGCGCCGCGATTTACGGGACGCTCGCCGTCATGCTCTTTATGATTTTATGGTACCGGCTCCCCGGCGTAATTTCAGTTTTGGCGCTCGGCGTTTACGGCGCGCTCACTCTGCTTTTGTTTAAATTGATTCCGGTGACGCTTTCGTCCGCAGGCATCGCCGGATTTATTTTGTCGGTGGGCATGGCGGTGGACGCCAATATTTTGATATTTGAGCGCATGAAAGAGGAGCTCCGTTTTGGGCGCTCGCTGGATACTGCGATGGCCGAGGGCTTTCGCCGGGCATGGACATCAATACGCGATTCCAATGTCTCCAGTCTGATTACCGCGGTGATTCTTTACTGGTTCGGCACGTCAATCGTCCGCGGATTCGCGCTGACCTTGGGGCTGGGAATTTTGGTTAGCATGTTTTCGGCAATCACCGCCTCGCGCTATTTTCTTTTCTCTCTGCCGCATAAAACACAGACAAAACTCGCACATTTTCTCTTCGGCGCTGGATTTTCTCGCTAA
- a CDS encoding lamin tail domain-containing protein — MNWFNRFTASRWRFLLAMMLLGGANFVYGASGDVAISEILFDPAGGNDTGLEYVVVKNFGASQINLSGWHLYPDGIGYFAFPDFVLNAGASVEIHLRASGADDDANLYFPAASGNMGNSSGSLALFSSTTHSKDTIVSYVRYHNPGSSEKKTWETTAASAGVWTAGTFIDIAAGAEGKILKLNNFNQRASIVGWTISNPAPDSTPPAEESDATDASVSETQTSGSVAPRPVAQIKAYAGEDRSAIAGATIFFDGFAEGLAGEPLDGARFSWNFGDGSPILDGKKIGHVFLYPGVYTVSLNISSGEYSAMDTVNIAVTASPLAISEIKTGPDGWIEIKNNSARKIEISRFGLSYGDKVFIFSENTFAAPYAALVLGTTTLGFLLPAYGGEIKFIYPNGSIMSSLNYPVLALAKGESLNFNNGFWVAAAATPGAKNEVVKEVKSGAAAHQEQPKISGNEEPQQNQTASVINIESSAGARAFWGGDYFWLFAGLGAGVVAALVFFLGKRYWA, encoded by the coding sequence ATGAACTGGTTCAACAGGTTCACAGCAAGCCGATGGCGTTTTTTGTTGGCGATGATGTTACTTGGCGGAGCAAATTTTGTCTATGGAGCTTCCGGCGATGTCGCGATTTCCGAAATTTTATTTGACCCGGCTGGAGGGAATGATACGGGTTTGGAATACGTTGTCGTAAAAAATTTTGGCGCTTCGCAGATAAATCTATCCGGCTGGCATTTATATCCGGACGGCATTGGCTATTTTGCTTTCCCGGACTTTGTTTTGAACGCCGGGGCGTCAGTTGAAATCCATCTCCGCGCGAGCGGTGCGGACGACGACGCAAATTTATATTTTCCGGCTGCCTCCGGCAATATGGGAAATTCCTCCGGCTCGCTTGCGCTTTTTTCAAGCACGACTCATTCTAAAGACACAATTGTTTCTTATGTAAGATACCATAATCCCGGGAGTTCCGAGAAAAAAACTTGGGAGACCACCGCCGCAAGCGCTGGCGTCTGGACCGCCGGGACTTTCATTGATATTGCCGCGGGAGCCGAGGGAAAAATTTTAAAGTTAAACAATTTCAATCAGCGCGCAAGCATAGTCGGCTGGACTATATCCAATCCGGCTCCGGACTCAACGCCGCCAGCGGAAGAAAGCGACGCTACGGACGCGTCCGTTTCTGAAACTCAAACCAGTGGTTCGGTTGCGCCCAGGCCGGTTGCCCAAATTAAGGCCTACGCGGGAGAGGACCGCTCGGCGATAGCCGGGGCTACAATATTTTTTGACGGGTTTGCGGAGGGCCTTGCCGGCGAGCCGTTGGACGGCGCAAGATTTTCGTGGAATTTCGGTGACGGCTCGCCTATTTTAGACGGCAAAAAAATCGGACATGTTTTTCTTTATCCGGGCGTATACACGGTTTCTTTGAATATTTCGTCGGGCGAGTATTCTGCGATGGATACGGTCAACATTGCTGTCACGGCGAGCCCGCTCGCGATTTCAGAAATTAAAACGGGGCCGGATGGCTGGATTGAAATCAAAAATAATTCCGCGCGGAAAATTGAAATATCAAGATTTGGCCTCTCATACGGAGATAAAGTATTTATATTTTCAGAAAATACATTTGCGGCCCCTTACGCGGCGCTAGTTTTGGGCACTACTACTCTCGGTTTCTTACTGCCTGCTTACGGAGGAGAAATAAAATTTATTTATCCAAACGGTTCCATTATGTCTTCTTTAAATTACCCGGTTTTAGCGCTCGCGAAAGGAGAAAGTTTGAATTTCAATAACGGCTTTTGGGTTGCGGCCGCAGCGACTCCGGGCGCAAAAAATGAAGTAGTTAAGGAGGTTAAAAGCGGCGCTGCTGCGCACCAAGAGCAGCCCAAAATTAGCGGCAATGAAGAGCCGCAACAAAATCAAACTGCTTCCGTAATAAATATTGAAAGCTCTGCCGGCGCCCGGGCTTTTTGGGGCGGGGATTATTTCTGGCTTTTTGCCGGACTCGGCGCCGGCGTAGTGGCGGCTCTCGTTTTCTTTTTGGGCAAACGATATTGGGCTTAG
- a CDS encoding glycosyltransferase family 4 protein gives MKGELKKPVIFVFSTAYLPFIGGAEVAIEQVAKRFKDMFDFVIFTSRMRGDLPTMEVRSEGLVIRVGFGNKFDKFLLLFFGWFRALRELKKRRGRMIFWVMDFSFGAAVAGFLKIFYPKIPLVFTIQYGYGEERVARGRFGLMNLAFRLILMQADYVTAISNYLLDLCKQYGYIGEEAVIHNGVDLKKFTNQESRLENRVIISTSRRVYKNGLDILEKAFEIVKKKFPDAELKIISDIPYDELPKYLWKAHIFVRPSRSEGMGNAFVEALAAGLPIVGTPVGGILDIIKDGETGLFAKVDDPKDLAEKIKILLADKALARKIVENGRKMVEERFDWNKIAQNYSDIFNHELNLKKRVLIATGIFPPEAGGPATYSKILLDELPKKNFGARVLNFRSVRRWPKIIRHFIYGLKLMAYGRNADIIFAQDPVSVGLAAAIAAKILRKKFLLKIVGDYAWEQGVQRFGVKEVLDEFLKNKPPHQKFWCGGKYRWEVELLRKVQKFVANRAEKIVVPSEYLRKVVRQWGINHDNIHVVYNTFEWPTNLVKPGFRDYKSDKQDYLQNPIKFKNKKRVLLSAGRLVPWKGFSALIEILPQLLNDFPNLRLIIVGSGPEKDKLKSQVINQKLEKEAILTGSVPRQELLECLSSADVFALNTAYEGFSHLILEAMALGAPIVTTKVGGNPEIIKGENGFLVGFNDKEALYRKIYELLTNPFLAEKFSNNGCATVAQLANKEFMLNHTINIFKDL, from the coding sequence ATGAAAGGTGAGCTCAAAAAGCCCGTAATTTTTGTTTTTTCTACTGCCTACTTGCCGTTCATCGGCGGAGCTGAGGTTGCGATTGAACAAGTTGCGAAAAGATTCAAAGACATGTTTGATTTTGTTATTTTTACTTCCCGGATGCGCGGAGATTTGCCGACAATGGAAGTCAGAAGCGAGGGGTTGGTGATTAGAGTTGGATTCGGAAATAAATTTGATAAATTTTTGCTTTTGTTTTTTGGATGGTTTAGGGCATTACGAGAGCTGAAAAAACGCCGCGGTAGAATGATTTTTTGGGTTATGGATTTTTCGTTCGGCGCTGCAGTTGCCGGGTTTTTGAAAATTTTTTATCCCAAGATTCCTCTGGTTTTCACAATTCAATACGGCTACGGAGAGGAAAGGGTAGCTAGGGGCAGGTTCGGGCTTATGAATTTGGCGTTTCGGCTTATTTTAATGCAAGCGGATTATGTCACCGCGATTTCAAATTATTTGCTTGATTTGTGCAAGCAGTACGGTTATATCGGCGAGGAGGCGGTGATACATAACGGGGTGGATTTAAAAAAGTTTACGAATCAAGAATCACGATTAGAAAATCGTGTGATAATTTCAACCTCACGGCGGGTTTACAAAAATGGTTTGGATATTCTGGAGAAGGCATTTGAAATTGTAAAAAAGAAATTTCCGGATGCCGAGTTGAAAATTATTAGTGACATTCCATATGATGAATTGCCTAAGTATTTATGGAAAGCCCATATTTTCGTCAGACCCTCGCGCTCGGAGGGGATGGGCAACGCTTTTGTTGAGGCGCTGGCAGCCGGGTTGCCGATTGTCGGCACGCCGGTCGGCGGAATTTTGGATATTATAAAAGACGGCGAGACGGGGCTTTTCGCGAAAGTGGACGACCCGAAAGATTTGGCTGAAAAAATTAAAATTTTGTTGGCGGATAAGGCGCTGGCGCGAAAAATTGTTGAAAACGGCAGAAAAATGGTTGAGGAAAGGTTTGATTGGAACAAAATCGCGCAAAATTACTCGGATATATTTAATCACGAACTTAATCTTAAAAAACGTGTTTTAATTGCGACCGGAATTTTTCCTCCAGAAGCCGGCGGACCAGCCACTTACAGCAAAATTCTGCTGGACGAGCTGCCGAAAAAAAACTTTGGAGCGAGGGTTTTGAATTTCAGGTCAGTTCGGCGCTGGCCGAAAATAATTCGCCATTTTATTTATGGCTTGAAGCTTATGGCTTACGGCAGAAATGCCGATATCATCTTCGCGCAGGATCCGGTGAGCGTGGGGCTAGCTGCTGCAATTGCTGCAAAAATTCTGCGCAAGAAATTTTTGCTCAAAATCGTCGGCGATTACGCTTGGGAGCAGGGAGTCCAGCGGTTCGGAGTCAAGGAAGTTTTAGACGAATTTTTGAAAAATAAACCCCCACACCAAAAATTTTGGTGTGGGGGTAAATATCGGTGGGAAGTTGAGCTTTTGCGCAAGGTACAGAAATTTGTCGCCAACCGCGCGGAGAAAATCGTTGTGCCTAGTGAGTATTTAAGAAAAGTTGTTAGGCAATGGGGTATTAATCATGATAACATTCATGTTGTTTACAATACTTTTGAGTGGCCAACGAACCTTGTTAAACCGGGCTTTAGGGATTACAAATCTGATAAACAAGATTATTTACAAAATCCAATTAAGTTTAAAAATAAAAAACGAGTTCTTTTGTCGGCTGGTAGATTGGTTCCATGGAAGGGATTTTCTGCACTGATTGAGATATTGCCGCAATTGTTAAACGATTTTCCTAATTTGAGATTGATTATTGTTGGTTCTGGTCCGGAAAAGGACAAATTGAAATCCCAAGTTATCAATCAGAAATTAGAAAAAGAGGCAATATTAACTGGTTCTGTGCCACGCCAAGAGTTATTGGAATGTCTTTCTAGCGCCGATGTTTTTGCACTTAATACTGCTTACGAAGGGTTTTCTCACTTGATTTTAGAAGCAATGGCGCTTGGTGCGCCCATAGTAACAACAAAAGTGGGCGGCAACCCAGAGATTATAAAAGGCGAAAATGGTTTTTTGGTTGGCTTTAACGACAAAGAGGCTCTTTATCGAAAAATCTACGAGTTATTAACTAATCCCTTTTTGGCCGAAAAATTTTCAAATAATGGTTGTGCTACAGTGGCGCAATTGGCAAATAAAGAATTTATGCTTAATCATACAATAAACATTTTTAAAGACTTATGA